From Phoenix dactylifera cultivar Barhee BC4 unplaced genomic scaffold, palm_55x_up_171113_PBpolish2nd_filt_p 001484F, whole genome shotgun sequence, a single genomic window includes:
- the LOC120108678 gene encoding LOW QUALITY PROTEIN: zinc finger CCCH domain-containing protein 24-like (The sequence of the model RefSeq protein was modified relative to this genomic sequence to represent the inferred CDS: inserted 7 bases in 5 codons; deleted 6 bases in 4 codons) — protein sequence GGPERIKAFSEETRSSSLARSMSHLTVVTDDCFSSLLELAANNDADGFRRXLDRDPSAVDEVGMWYGRKKGSNQMVLERATPLMVAATYGSLDVLRLILSLSVVDVNRGCGRGPDSTTASTCAASGGSANAVDAVKILLAAGADPNAVDANGHRPADVIVVPPKLRAVKIALEELRLQHVLHVTTTTAAAASSSNSNSPPLSSSPDEDGSHHPTPPPXPMNAKFADLPPSAISEKKEYPVDPSLPDIKNSVYATDEFRMYSFKVRPCSRAYSHDWTECPFVHPGENARRRDPRKYHYSCVPCPDFRKALAXAGDMCEYAHGVFECWLHPAQYRTRLCKDGTSCSRRVCFFAHTNEELRPLYMSTGSAVPSPWSSASAAMEMAAAMGLMPGSPSSVSVMSPFTPPISPSANSMAHSSLAWPQPNVPTLHLPGSNLHSSRLRSSLSARDMPMDDLSMMPDFDAQQVLNDLCXLSSWLCSCESLARSKTLTPSNLDELFSAEISSPRYNSDQGSIFLPSHRTAILNQFQQQQQSLLSPISTNVFSPKAVDHQQLPGQSSLLQASLGLFPGRMSPRAIEPLSPMSSRLAAFAQREKQQQTLRSLSSRDLGSGSSPIAGSPVNSSWSKWXSPSGTLDWGVNGEELGRLRRSSSFELRSGGEEPDLSWVHSLVKESPPEKLVTAAATSVGPPVSLPAGGGGGAGEASNANAQIDGMQAAVLSAWLEQMQLDQMVA from the exons GGTGGTCCGGAGCGCATAAAGGCCTTCTCGGAAGAAACCCGAAGCTCCTCCCTCGCCAGATCGATGAGCCACCTCACCGTCGTCACC GACGACTGCTTCTCCAGTCTTCTCGAGCTCGCCGCGAACAACGACGCTGACGGCTTCCGCC TCCTTGACCGGGACCCGTCTGCGGTCGACGAAGTCGGCATGTGGTAT GGCCGCAAGAAGGGCTCCAACCAGATGGTTCTCGAGCGGGCGACTCCCCTGATGGTCGCCGCCACCTACGGCAGCCTCGATGTTCTCCGCCTCATACTTTCTCTTTCCGTCGTCGACGTCAACCGGGGCTGCGGCCGCGGCCCCGACAGCACCACTGCCTCCACTTGCGCCGCTTCCGGTGGCTCGGCGAACGCTGTCGATGCTGTTAAGATTCTACTTGCTGCCGGTGCTGATCCTAATGCTGTCGATGCCAATGGCCACCGGCCGGCGGACGTGATCGTCGTGCCGCCCAAGTTGCGTGCTGTCAAAATTGCTCTTGAAGAG CTGCGGCTGCAACATGTTCTTCACGTGACTACGACGACTGCGGCGGCAGCGAGCTCGTCAAACTCGAACTCTCCACCCCTGTCGTCATCCCCTGATGAGGATGGATCCCATCATCCGACTCCACCTCC CCCGATGAATGCTAAGTTTGCCGATCTGCCCCCATCTGCCATCTCCGAGAAGAAAGAGTATCCTGTCGATCCGTCTCTGCCGGATATCAAGAATAGCGTCTACGCCACTGATGAGTTCCGAATGTATTCTTTCAAAGTCCGGCCTTGCTCGCGGGCCTACTCTCATGACTGGACTGAGTGCCCGTTCGTCCACCCGGGTGAGAACGCCCGGCGGCGCGACCCAAGGAAGTATCACTACAGCTGCGTCCCCTGCCCTGACTTCCGGAAGGCACTTGC GGCGGGGGACATGTGCGAGTACGCGCATGGGGTGTTTGAGTGCTGGCTTCACCCGGCGCAGTACCGAACACGTCTCTGCAAGGATGGGACCAGCTGCTCTCGCCGGGTCTGCTTCTTTGCTCACACCAATGAGGAGCTCCGCCCGCTGTATATGTCGACTGGCTCGGCTGTGCCGTCGCCCTGGTCCTCTGCTTCTGCTGCAATGGAGATGGCGGCAGCCATGGGTCTGATGCCTGGGTCTCCCTCGTCGGTTTCGGTGATGTCACCCTTCACACCACCCATCTCGCCCTCAGCCAACAGCATGGCCCACTCCTCTCTGGCCTGGCCGCAGCCCAATGTGCCGACCTTGCACCTTCCTGGAAGCAATCTCCATTCTAGTAGGCTGCGCTCATCTCTGAGTGCAAGGGACATGCCGATGGATGACTTGTCGATGATGCCAGATTTTGATGCCCAGCAAGTGCTTAATGATCTGT TACTCTCGTCTTGGCTCTGCAGCTGCGAATCACTCGCCCGATCAAAGACCCTGACCCCGTCGAACCTTGATGAACTTTTCTCTGCTGAGATCTCCTCTCCAAGGTACAATTCTGATCAGGGGTCTATCTTCTTGCCATCACACAGAACTGCTATCCTCAACCAgttccagcagcagcagcagagctTGCTCTCACCGATCAGTACCAACGTGTTCTCGCCAAAAGCTGTGGACCACCAGCAGCTGCCTGGGCAGTCCTCTCTCTTGCAGGCCTCGCTTGGG CTCTTCCCTGGCCGGATGTCTCCCCGTGCCATCGAACCACTCTCCCCAATGAGCTCCCGGTTGGCTGCATTTGCCCAGCGGGAGAAGCAGCAGCAGACACTGCGGAGCCTTAGCTCTCGTGATCTTGGTTCTGGCTCATCGCCAATTGCAGGCTCCCCTGTGAACTCATCATGGTCCAAGT CATCGCCCTCTGGAACGTTGGACTGGGGTGTGAATGGTGAGGAGCTGGGTCGGCTCAGGCGTTCCTCATCTTTTGAGCTGCGGTCTGGTGGCGAGGAGCCGGACCTGTCCTGGGTCCATTCATTGGTCAAGGAATCTCCACCTGAAAAATTAGTTACAGCGGCGGCAACTTCTGTTGGACCACCGGTATCACTTCCTGCTGGTGGAGGTGGTGGTGCTGGTGAGGCTTCGAATGCTAATGCTCAGATTGATGGCATG CAAGCTGCGGTCCTGAGCGCATGGCTTGAACAGATGCAGCTGGATCAGATGGTAGCTTAG